Genomic window (Magnolia sinica isolate HGM2019 chromosome 6, MsV1, whole genome shotgun sequence):
GCACCTAAGGTATGATAGGGGAAATCCTCTCTTGTAGAGGATGTCTCCTATCACAGTATACCGAGCTGCCCTATACCGAATTCTTCATGCTTCGAGCTTGTCATTAGGCAGCTTGTTCTGTTGAAGGAAGCTTAtaatcgggtccatccagctcaACATCAGAGTGATAGGAAGTGTTTTGTTGAGTTCAGGTCGGCCAATGCTGGGCTCAGGTAGGAACTCGATCGGGATTGTTCTAAGGATATCATTGTCGGCTGCTGCGACCATTTTCACTAGGGCATCTGCCTGATATTTTTCTCCTCGAGGGACCAAGGTGACTTCTTACTTGTTGGACTTACCAATAAGCTTTTTTGCCTTGTGGAGGTAGGTGATCATTTTCGCCCCCTTGGCCTGCTACTCATCAGCGACTTGGTtgacgatgacgatgacgatgagtTGGGAAATGTTATAGATCTTCAGGGCTTAGGCTCCCATAGCTTTTGACAACCTGAGCCCGGCGAGGAGTGCTTCATATTCCACCTTCATTATTGGATGTCAGGAACCCAAATCTCAAGGTGTACTATGTGTAGGTCTAGTCGAGTGCCACAAGGATTATCCTTGCTCCACTACCCTTCTGATTAAAAGACCCATCAACGTGAAGGGTCCACTCTTGCAAGTTGATTTCCTCCTCGTTTTTGGCTTCTTTTGGGGGCTCAACACTGGTGAACTCAGCAATGAAGTCGGCTACTGCTTGGCCCTTGATAGCAGCTCGAGGTCGATATTTGATATCGAACTCGCCGAGCTCAATTGCCTACTTCGTCAGCCTTCCTGATACCACGGGTTTTGGAGCACTTGATAGAGCGGCTGATTGGTCGGGACCACGATGGTGTGGGCTTAGAAGTAGGGGTGGAGATGTTGCAATGACACGATCAAGGCTAGCCTGAGCTTCTCGATATCAAGATATCTTATCTCAACTATGACCATTGCCTTGCTGACGTAATACATAGGAAGCTACTTGCCTGTGCCCTCTTGTATCAAGGCCAAGTTGACCATTGTAACTGAGACAGCCAAGTAGAGCAGTTGTGGCTCTCCCTGTTCGGGTTTGGATAGTAACGGGGGTGCCCTCAAGTATCGCATGAGCTGTTGAAAGGTTTGTTCACTGTCATCATCCTATGGTGGTTTCATCTTGCCCTTCAGTTGTTGGAAGAATGACAGACACTTATTTGTAGCTATGAAGATGAACCTATTAAGGGTTGCAACTCTGCCTGTGAGGCACTAAATTTCTTTTGTAGTTTTAAGTGAGCTCATGGCTAACAACACCTGAATCATGTTGGGATTTGCTTTAATTCCCCTTTGGTTAACCAAGAAGCCAAAGAACTTTCCCGAGTTTACCCTGAAAGTACATTTGTTCAGGTTCAGCTTCAACTGGTACTTCTTCAAGATGGCGAACATTTCTTTAAGGTCAGCTACATAGTCTGCTGCTCAGATTCTTTTGACCAACATGTCATTGACGTAGATGTCCATAAAGTGCCCAATCTAGTTAGTGAACATCTTATTCATAAGGCGTTGATATGTTGCTCTAGCATTTTTCAGCTCGAAAGGCATAACCTTGCAGCAGTAAAGCCCCTTGACGGTGACAAAGGTCACTTTCTACTTATCGTGTACGTGCATGATGATCTAGTTATAACTTGAGCAGGCGTCCATGAAGTTGAGGAGCTCGTGATTGGGCATGCTGTCGACTAGTTGATGGATCATGGGGAGAGGGAAACTGTCTTTCAGGTACGCTTTATTCAACGCATACTCGCCATTTTCCATTTGATTTCTTAACCAACATGACATTTGTTGTTCAGTCGCGATTGAACCCAGCCTCGAGAAGCTTACGGACCTCATCACCGATAGTTATGTATCGCTCTGGTTCAATTGCTCATCGCTTTTATTTCATAAGTTGGTGTCGGGATCAATGTTTAGTCTTTGAACCATTACCTCTGGGCTGATGTTGGGCATGTCCTAGTGTGATCATGTGAAGACGTTGGCGTGCCACTTCAGCAAGCTAATGATCTCCTCTTGTTGGCTCGGGGCTAGTAACGAGCCAGTCTGAATCATGCGAGTTGGGTCGATCTCGCAGAGAGGTACAACCACTAAGTCCTCGACAGGAGACCCTCTTTCAAAGACCCTCTTTCGACTGATTCCTCTCGGGGGTTAAGAGAGGTAATAGTAATCATCCGTTGTCACGCTTTCTCCGTAAGCGTCATTAAGTATCATTGTCGGGCTTCGTGTTGATCGCTTCTAACCTAATCGACACCATACTCATTGGGAACTTCATTGTGAGGTGGTAGGTAGATACCGTTGCTCTCATGACATTGAGGGATTGTTGTCCAAGTATTATGTTGTAGACAAAAGGGCAATCGACCACAAGGAAGTCAATTATCATGGTGGTTTGGTTGTGACCCTCTCCTATAGTCACGGGTAGCAGTATACTTCATTCAGAGGTGATTTTCTCCCTCGCGAACCCAAGCGAGGGAGTGCGAACAAGACATAATCTGGACCTCCCAGttcccattttgtcgaatgcGGCGATGAAGATGATGTCGGCCGAGCTACCGGTGTCCACCAGTATGTGGTGCACCTTGTGGTTGGCCACCATCATGGTCACCACCAAGGCATCGTCATGTGTGTGGTGGATTCCTAGGGCATCCTCCTCAGTAAAGGTCAAGCTGCAGGGGCCTAACTTTTTATCTTTTGCAACTTTACTAGTGAAGTATATGTGGTGCTCTATGCTACTGCTACTAATGCTTCTGGTGTGCGCCCTACGAGCTCGGTTTGAGTCCCCACCTCCAGCAGGACCCCCAAATATCATGCGTATTTCACTCATCGCTTCATTGTTGTTTCTGTCAGCTTGTTGCTCATCTCATTTGTCAAGTCGCTCGTCTCTCCTTCTGTTAATATACTCCTATAGGTGCCCAGATCGAATGAGGTACTCGATCTCTTTATTGAGATCAAAACATTCAGTAGTAGTATGGCCGTGGTCGCGATGGAATTGGCAATACTTTCGCTTGTCTCTCTTGTCGGCGTCAGCCTTCATCCTACTCGACCGCTTCATGATTCTTTTATCACAAACTTCCATAAAAACTTGCTCGGCAGTCGTGTTCAACGGGGTATAGGAGTGGAACCTACTCTTTGATCGTCTGTTAGGATGCGAACCTCTGTTAGATTCGTCGTCCCTTCTCTTCTTATTGTTAACAGTAGGCGGCTCTCTTTCCTCCTTGCGCTTTATGTCCTTAGCCGAGATGTCTATGCTCCAAGTAGCTTTCCGCGAGCTAAAGAGCTCTTCTGCGTTATAATACTTTTGGGTTCTGTTAAGGAGATCAGCTAAGGTGGTCGAGGGGTTCTTGCCAATTGAGAAGAGGAACTTCCCCTCCTATAGACCGAATATCATGACAGCCAGAGCTATCTGGTCGGAGTAGTCGTCCACTTGTATTGCCTTCTCATTGAAGCGGATAATGTAGTCTTTCAATAGCTCGTCTTCCCTTTGGGTAACGGTGAGGAGGTGGGTGGCTGGTTTCCTTCTAACCTTCTCCTCGATGAACTGCGTGATGAAAGTCTTGCTGAGCTGGGCAAATGAGCTAATGGATTTTAGTTTCAATTGCTTGCCATTCAAGCTCTTAAGGATTTAAGATGCTTGGTCGGATCTCCATCTCTAAAGTAGGGGTGATTTGAGGCATCTGAAATCTTAGTGGAAGTTGAGACCTCATGATGTCATCGGTGAACAGAGGTTTTGTTTCCTACAGCGTAGCTTCAATAAAGGTCAGAACTCGAGCACGGTATGCTTGTTGAATATCACTGAGCTGTCCTTATATTTATCTGAGTTCAGCCTCCCATGAGACCTCATTCTCTACGATGATCTCGGGGGGCCTTCCTGCGCCTCCTTTTCTCAAGGGTGTGGTGCAAGTCGAAATTTGCAAGTACGGTGGTTTCTACGGTATGCGCGGGAGGTTGGTTGTGTTGGCTAGGTCATTGCTTCATCGCGTGAGAGTCATGGGGCACCTAAAGAGGTCAGGACATCTCAGTCGACGCATCTACTTCAACCCCATAATAAGGTGTGATTGTTATCTTTCCATGATCCGCATTCTGCGTTTGACGTTACCAGTTAGGGCTTCAGCTTGGTTTTCTAAAGAGACGGGCCGACCTCCCCTGTTTGCAGGACCTTTGTGTGTCCATTGCAGGAGGAGGGTCTGTATGATGCTCTAAAGGTAGATTCTGAAGACTTTCAAGCTGTGGTTCTGGTGCGAGGATTTGTGCAGTGATAGCGACCAAGGCCCTCTTCTTTCCTTTGGCCATCGAAGGGTAGGTGAAGATAAGGGGTTTTAATGGCTTCATTGTTGCTTACGATAGATGTGTCAAACTGTTGATGTTATAATCTGGTTGTCCTTGCTAGACCGTCGTGTACCTATAAAACCAAGCGACAATGGGGGCCCTGGTTGTGgccgaggaccctccgatgcctaagttagaataAGCACATAATGGGTCTAGTCAAATTAGGGTAATTGTGCATACATTCTCCTGCGAGGTGGGGTTCTTATTTATAACCCCTTGAAGTCTATTCCGTGTTTAGTAATGAATCCACTGTGTGATACATATTATAGTAGGGATCTTCCTTCGGTTATATGGCACTTACCTCGATGAAGATCTCGGGAAGGGAATTCTCTCCATATACGGAGGGGATGTTCCCCAACGGTCATCCCTAGTGGTTGGAATTTGGAGTCGAGGTCGACCTCTAGGGCGTCTGGTCGAGGTCATGTTGACCGAGGTCAACAGCTGAGATTGACGACTGAGGCTGGGGCCAAGTTTTGAAGTTAGGGCCTTTTGGTCAAGGTCAGGTCGGTCGTTCATTGGTCTGGATAGTGTGATGTCAGCTAAGCGACTGAGGCCACCGCTTATGGTTGGTGCTTCGAGTTGGTTGCAGCAATTGCGTTCGGCATCTGAGGCCGAGCTCTCACCTGACCTCCTCATCCGAGCTGTCTTCCTTGTCATTTTTATCTCATTCTAGTTTTTTGATCAGTTTAGTTTTACCCATAACAAGTTGCATTAAGAGTTGTAGCCAATTCACATCCTATTTTTAAGGGTATCCTACCTAACCAGTCATTTAGTGGTCTAAAATACCAAAATTTTTGAAAGTATGATTATTTATAAATGTTTAAGATATTAAGACATCGCCAACTAAGAAGACAATAGGGGAATGTACATCTTAAGGTCCCATGAGTCAGGCCACTAGGGGATAGTGTGATGTCAGCTAAGCGACTGAGGCCATTGCTTATGGTTGGTGCTTCGGGTTGGCTGTGCCAGTTGTGCTCGGCATCTGAGGCCGAGTTCTCTCCCGACCTCCTCATCCGAGCTGTCTGCCTTGTCATTTCTATCTCATTATAGTTGTTTGGTTAGTTTAGCTTTACCCATAACAAGTTGGGTTAAGAGTTGTAGGCAATTCACATCCTATTTTTGAGGGTCTCCTACCTAGCAAGTCATTTAGTGGTCTAAAataccaaaaattttaaaaatatgaatATTTGTAAATGCTTAAAATACTAAGACATTGCCAACTGAGAAAACAATAGGGTATGTACATCTTAAGGTCCCATGAGCCAGGCCAAACCAACCCCATGTCTTAAATAGATATCACATCCATGAAAACATTGTTTTATGAAGGATAATTTCCAggtataaaaaagaaaatgtacAACACTTTGGCATTATCTTCATGTTTTAAGTTGTATAACTTGGGCCATGGTTCAATTATTCAAACCATTGATGTGATGGGTCTGTATTGCGTGTGGGAAAACAGACCCATAAATTGGAAGATTGTGGCTATATATTGTTTGTCATTTTCCGTAGTCTAAAGCGTTACTGTATGTACTCTCTTAATCATCCATTTATTTACCACCTGTGAAGGGTTACAATTCTTCCAACATGGGAATATTTTATGCATGGCCCAtccacaagtgggccatattgGATGATTTACGACCAGGATAATAGACCCacctgtttttttattttattttatacacatccacaccacatgggcactcgaatcCATGAGACCGGTGTTGAAATGCACtctgtctaccactaagccatggttGGAACCCGACCCACTTAATTAGTGTTATGGGCAAGTATGCCCAAGAACATTCACAATATGCTCGTGGGTTTTTATTGGATGAGTGGGTTCAATGATCGAATCCGTTGATTTACTGGGCCTCACATTGACTGGATCATTTTCCTATAAAAAGAATTTTCTTAGCAGGGACAAACCTTACTATTCAAACTTGTAGCCTATTGGTACATAAGATAAGCACAATAAAGGTCTGCAATGAACTAAGAAAGCGaaagattggtggctaggatcatcaATCTGGAAGTTTTTGGGGGCATAGACCGTCCTGATGGTGCACATCAGACCAATGGTCTAACTCTCTGAATCATGAACCCCACTCATATAAATAAATACACCGAGTGTGGAGGGTACAACCCATAAGTCAAAATCCTATGGCTCTTCTTTATGATGAAGTAATGGGGATTTGATAGATTGTTGGGCATTATTCCTGAAAAATGATACCGCGAACTAAGGTATAGCACCAATCAAAGGACTAGCATGGCGTTTAAAAGAATTTTctaccaattttttttttccctctttataTCCACCCACTCCATTCTCTTTTATTTTGAGctcatgaaataaaaaataaagcagatctgaagctcaaatAGGCCATGCCATAGGAGagtttttttgagctcatttcaaggcaaactaaaaaatgaagcagatccgaaactaaagtggaccacaccacagaaaactgtggtgattgaatgaccaccattaaaagcttattggaggccacaaaagttttggatcatgctgatatttatgttttccattcttcTAGGTCTGAataatcttatcaacaggttgaatgagaAATGATCATTACAATGGCCGTAGAAACGTTTCATCAGTAGATGTCatcatccccattgtttcctatggtgagaCTTGCTGGATCTTcggatatgcttcgtttttgggctcatgccctaaaatgagggagCAAAACAAATGGAGagcgtggatgtaaaatacatagaTGTGGTTTGGCTACTGCCATGGCTAGTAGCACTAGCTactggttggtgctccgtgggctccaccatgatgtatgttcttcaTCCCATTTTAATGTGATCATTTTacaccatgagcccaaaaatgaggtagctcACATCACTAAAACACCCACTGTTAGAAACttctaggggccacaaaagtttttgatcaagctgatatttatttattttttcccttcatctgggtccgtataacctaatcaatagattagatgtcaagTAAGCATTAAAATGTACCCTTGGCGCCTTTTTACAGTGaacatttaatcactactgtttcctgtgatgtggtctacctgagatctagatctagctaattttttgtatcaatccctaaaataatatggaaaaatggatggtcagcatggataaaacacatgcatcatggtgggggccacggagcaccgaccagcagccacctTGTTGGTGGCTACCGGCAGTATCACTAGCCTAACCGCTTCCAAAATACATACACCACGTTGGGCCCCATAGCGGCCAACACATCAACACGgggtggtgttggcaacaccacctgatccgTGTCCCACCCTATTATGGATGTTCCATAACTACATTTTTAGGGCCAAAATTCGAGATAGTTGGACCCATTGTAGGTTTTTAATATCCTCAAAATCAGTTTCATCGAGCAATCCTGACCTCTTAAGATGCCTGttaaatttggacggtttgattttatttttatttttacaattttaCTGTTCAATATTTATTTTGAATGGTAAGAACTTGTGAGAAAAGAAATTATTTTACAGAAAATCACTATTTTCATTGTAAAATAACTATTTTCAATCCTCGATTTCATTTCCACGAAATTATAATTACCTTTTTACACAAAATTACCATCTTCCATTGTTTCCAATTGCAGGAAATGGCCAGAAACGTCTCTAGTATTCATTGAGGATTTCTCTTGAAAGAAAACTCACGATTACCTCTctcaatatttattatttttaattatttaggTTGCAATGGACTGCCAAGAATCCTATCCTTTCTACTCTATTTATTGTGATTTGGAAATTCCGCGTGTACAATTTCTTCTATGATTTTGCATAAATGTCAAAGCTTTTCTTCATGAGGCAGATTCATTGGCTTCGGCAGGTGCAGATTAGGTGAGGACCCGGCCTTACTCGAGAtgatgcggcccttaccatgggcaccgcttttatgtatgtattctatgtccatgccatccatccgtttttcatcattttagggcattatccaaaaaatgaagtagattaggTGGAACATACCATAgggaacaatggtgattgaatgtcccacATGTTGCTGCTATTTCAATCGTAGTCATGTGATTAGTGCAGGCGTGCCATAATTGAATGTAtgactcaattcaaaccgaacatcTTACGACCCCAAGCATTGAGATAGACAAATATATTGGAAATCAACCATATATGATCGAGTTCTAAtaagatcggtcacctattcagccacttgcacaTCATTGCTTAAGATGGTCAGGTAATAGTTAgagggtagggttcgtcctctgaaAATGAGTCACACCTCTGCCTTCCATACAAAAAAGACTTTTTCTTTTCAATGCtgacaaaacaaaaaggaaactcTTACAGTCAGCCGCGAAAAACAACTATAGAATGCCTCTTGGATGGAGAACTTCACTTAATATTCGAACTGAATCCAGTGTATGAGTGTAGacccaaattacaactaaagttaatAGCTTCTTGATTACTACTAcggattatactaagaaatgtaaatgatAAATAAAGTATATTATTACACTAAGTAGTGTAAATGATTgataattgaaatatatatttgatttggtttagttggtatgagacaatttcTTCTGTTGAATTCCAttgttatttatagccttaaagTAATTCATTTGATGCTTCTCATGTTCTGACGGTTGCTATAATGGTTTCAGTACTATTGAACCACCGGAACCTTTTCCATTCTTAGCTTGCCACCTATACTAATAACCACTTCAAGACTCCTTGATGTCTCAATCATGCTCTGCTCAGCCACTAGTGCTTTATAGATGATGTAGCATCGCTTGGTAGACACCCACGTATACCTAAAAAATCATTTTCGGGCATCTCAATAGATTTTAGATACACTATGCATCTCGAGCAACATTACGCGTGTCTCTCTTTAATTGGGTTTCCTAAGAATGGTCAAAAATATGGTGCAAcattactattaaaaacttcttaagacacAACttatgattgtggggcccacaattatgTCCTAGTGGCAGGGCACGACCAAAAGAAACTAGTTTTGAGCGTATTTCACGCCAAGATCCCCGACTACGAGCAACAGACACCCAATTGCTTCACAtcgctagagttgtacacgagcagagttaactcggtagctcgctcgactcCACTCGGATCGAAGTagggttcgaaccgagtcgagctgatttttagagcttgaaatgagttcgagccgagttcgatcttgccccagcttgactcgactcgactcgaatactactcgaactcagcttgactcggttcgattcGGTACAATGTATATATactctttataaaaaaaaaccctacttccTTTTCAAATTACATTCCGCCCGACTCACGCACGATCCCTTTTCAAAAAACCCTACCCCCTTTTCAAACCCTCTCTTCCTTCCCTAACCAAACACTTAGAGGAGACAAAGATATCACTACAAGAATCCAAGCTCAAGATTGTTTCTCTTCATGAGAACATTGAAAGCATGGAAGTCTCATTCGGTCTAAGTAGTCTGGATCCCAATGTATCGAGTAGGTGCCTTGTGACAACAAGGCCTGATATGAATTCCGGAGAAGAAACCATCAAGACCCTTGAGTCCGAGCTTCAAACAGCGAAGGAGGATTTGGTTTATGTCCGTGGGGGAGAGGAACTCGCATTGTCAAATACCCGTAGTTTAGCTAAGGAGATGAGCCAGCTTAGAAATGAGTTAAAGTTAGCCACCATTGCCGAAGCAGAAGAGCAGAACAGAAAGGCCATGCATGATTTAGCGTTGGCCTTAAAAGAAGTCACGACGGAAGCGAATCAGGTGAAGGAGAAGCTCACATGAAccgactcgaactcgaactcgactcaaaaactcgactcgaactcagctgagccgagcacgagctgttgTTCCGATTGAAGGCCGAGTCGAGCCTAGCACGAGCTGctgttccaagctcgaaggccgagcacgagctgggactCAAGCAGTCCGattcgagcacgagctgggcaaagcttgactcggctcaactcatgtacacctctacgcATTGCTAACCCACCAACAAAAGTTCCCTGAAGCTTTTAAAATTCACCTTCACAAGCACCCTTAGATAGATTTAAGCCATCCATAAGTGATGGAATGAAGAAAGAAGCGATGGACGGGGTTTTGCCATTGTTGGGCACCTTCTTCTTCAATCGAGAAGCTCAGCCACAACTTAAAAAAACAACCGTTGTTTATAAATATAAGTTGTGTGTTATTTGGGTCGTATGATCATCACCAAATCAAGTTCTTTTTGTCCAAGATCATATTTGAATTATAGATACATTGCACTACCCATCTAGTTGCAAAAACTTATCATAACAACTCACCATTATGTAAACTATAGCTCGATCTTGATTCGTTGTTTAGGTCCAATTCGAGCTTCCAAAAAGAGTTGAGAGAGCTATATAAAACACTCTCGCATCAAGGAAAAAGACCACATTGACAAAGATAA
Coding sequences:
- the LOC131249673 gene encoding uncharacterized protein LOC131249673 — its product is MAKGKKRALVAITAQILAPEPQLESLQNLPLEHHTDPPPAMDTQSSFAQLSKTFITQFIEEKVRRKPATHLLTVTQREDELLKDYIIRFNEKAIQVDDYSDQIALAVMIFEELFSSRKATWSIDISAKDIKRKEEREPPTVNNKKRRDDESNRGSHPNRRSKSRFHSYTPLNTTAEQVFMEVCDKRIMKRSSRMKADADKRDKRKYCQFHRDHGHTTTECFDLNKEIEYLIRSGHL